atatttttctgtaatttatatGCAGAGTAgtgtgaaaaaatgtaaatagcagTCTCCATTTTGATCCAATATTAGTAACTATTGGTATTATAACTatcatactgcacagaacacattttggagtttttgctATTTCCAGACatgattttgttgtttccatagaggcgcAGGACTTTCAGCAAGTAAAGCATGGCACGAAATTAATACAAAACCATTCCTGTCAGTTTGCCCATTAGATCTAAATTTTGTGCGACAGGGTTCAATGTCTCCCCTAAGTACCGTTGGCAGGAACATGACGAACGTGAGACATAACTTTTCCAGACCTTCTCTGTCACCCACTGACACTGCTGACCCTCATTCGCAGCCCCTTGGactgaaataaacacacaaatagcGAGCCATGTTTAATTTAGTCTGAATTCCCAGATGATAACGATAAGTGGCAGACTCATTTAAGATACATTATGATTAGTTATAAAAAAATGGACATCATGCCTGCTTTCATTCCTGGCATTGAAATCAGCTCTTATAGCAAGACTACAGCTTTATGAACAGTGAATGCAGACATGACACTTCTGTGATCAAATACCAAAACATGTTTCAAATCTTTGCCAACTGATTTTCATGGGGGTTGGCAGCTGGGGGTGGGTATTTAGAAAAACTACGGACTAAAAATCTAATCTATTCCAGCATGCTTTGAGGAAAAGATGAGCAGTGCTGCAAAGAAGAACTGAAATAACTTGTAGTAAACATGAGGCGGAGGATGACCTGAATCGTTTGCAGCAAATTCTTTAGAGTTTGATCGTCACAGACGATCAGGTTGTCTGattttggcaagaaaacacATAGCGTGTGGGGGAATGACTCACCCTCATCAGAACATACTGTATTTATTGTTGTCAACAGATCAGGTTTGTGGCAGCGCTTATGAAATAAGAGACAGCATGTGATGCCAAAAAAGGTTGGACATCCAGTGAAACCAGAGGCAGGAACAATGCTGAATCGGACAGTGCACGTACAGGCTCTGCTGAAATATCCCACACAGCATGCACATCTTTTAATTTGAGAATAGAGGTTAATAATCAACTTGCATATTGGTTAAGGCTGTGCaaccatgatgattttttttactccaATCACTAAATCATATTACTTAACTTTGCTCATGTTGCATCATGCATTACCCACTACAAGTAAGTGCTCAAAGTTTGCTACCATCCCTTTTCCACTGAGTCACAGGACTTCAGATGGATTATAATGCCTTCTCTTCATCCACTCTTGACTTTCGCAGCCTACTTTGGGAACTATTTTTGGATTGACCTTTGCTAATAGAGAGCACTGTCTCAGTCCACGTGCATGCTGTCACTACCTTCAAAGGAAACTTAATTTGACTCTTCAATGTGTGGCTGTTTTAATAAGTAGGAGGATGTGGCTCTAAATGAACCACCATTTGCTTAACATTACAGGGCATGCTTTCATAACTACAGTCACATTTCAGAGATTTATATCAGCTGACAGTCTGGTATCAATGAActggtttctgtcagaatttaGTTCTAGGTAAAACACGATGGGATTAAACTGCAGACGGAAGTCACATGTAAAAATGTTAGCAGTTTATTAAAGacaagtgaaaaaaaagacgaaacaaacatgcatcatttttaaaaaaaaacatacaaaagtaGATTGGCTAACATAATGTCCACACCTATCCAcaatatgaaaaaacaacattgtGACCAGAGGCAGAGACAGCTAAAACATTCAAATGCCTTTGGGATCCTTTGGGTGGGAGTAAGAAGAGCTGCACCAAAATGCTGCGGCACTTAGACACTTTCAATTAGTACAAGTTTAACACATTATAATATTGTACGTCTATACAAATGATCAACTACCATGACACTATAACAAAATGCTCTGTTGAAAAAAGGCAGTGTCTGCATCAGTTGCTTCATACAGCTGAATGCACATAGAATAATGCAATCGTTATTTCATCTGTCATGTAGAAAAGTCAAAGAATTAACATCGGTTTCTGGAGTCTTGAAACAGACACGAGGGTAAATACAGTACTGGTAATGACACGTCATCTTAGACTTCATTTGCTGTAATCTGTGGGCACCTCTCCTTCTTCTTTGAGTAAACACGTGCGAACCAGCGCTTCTGTCACAACGTACGGGTCGCAGTTGGCGGATGGACGGCGGTCCTCGAAGTAGCCCTTCTTGTCCTGGCCAACTGATCGAGGAATGCGGATGCTGGCCCCGCGGTTGGCCACGCCGGCTGAGAACTCATCGATGTTGGAGGTTTCGTGGTGACCTGTCAGGCGTCTGGCATTGTCGAGCCCGCCTTTGGGATCGTAAGCTCGGATGTGATACCTGTGTCTCTTCCCTAGCCTTTCAATGGCCTCCTCGATGGCTCTGAGAAGAAGAGACGAAGTTAAGAGTGTGCTAGGACCCATTTTTGATTATTACAATTCAATGAATTTATGCTTACTTGAGTCCTCCGTCATCTCGCATCTCTTTCGTGCTGAAGTTGGTGTGGCATCCGGCGCCGTTCCAGTTTCCTGAGATGGGTTTGGGGTCAAAGGACACCACTACGCCGAAATCCTCACATACTCTGTGAAGGATGAAGCGAGCGATCCATAGGTGGTCCCCCATGTTGATGCCTTCACAAGGCCCAACCTGGAACTcccactgaaacacaacaaagccAGTGTTATTATCATTTTAACTGGTTATGAGCTATAATAACAACCACTTTATTACATACTGCATTTTGGGCAAAATACCTGAGCTGGCATGACTTCAGCATTGGTTCCACAGATCTGAACTCCAGCGTACAGGCAGGCTCTGTAATGCGACTCCACTATGTCTCGTCCGTATGCTTTATCTGCTCCCACTCCACAGTAATAAGGTCCTAATCAAGTGCAAACaaaccaaatattaacattCAGCTGGCTATCCGGATTTCTGATCAATCAATAAACAAATCCAGCTAGAAACTCAACACTGACCTTGTGGACCTGGGAAGCCGTTGGAAGGCCAGCCGAAGGGATGTCCATCTGTACCCAGGAGGGTGTACTCCTGCTCCATACCAAACCACGGATGGCTATTTTCCACCATGCTCATGACCTTCTTACAGGTGTGGCGCAGGTTGGTTTCTGTTGGAACAGTGTCGGAAATTAGATGCAACCAGAGACAGCTTGAACCATCCTCATGCCCAGGTTCGTACTCTACTGCTCACCTGCTGGCTTGCGGTTGTACTTTAGCACTTCACAGAGCACCAGCTTGTTGGGGTCTTTCCTGAAGGGGTCTCTGAACATGGCGGCAGGAATTAGGTACATGTCGCTGTTGGAACCCTCTGACTGGTAGGTGCTGGAGCCGTCAAAGTTCCACTCAGGTAGATCTGACAggggaaaacaaataaaattaaaacccTGCTTTAAAGAGATACGGGGTTGTTTATCATGTTGGAGTCAGAGCTTACCCTCAATGGTCTTAGGTTCAGAATCCAAGGTTCGGGTCTTGCATCGAATCCCCTCTCCAGTCCCATCTATCCAAATGTACATGGCCTGGACCTTGTCCTCCTGAGGAAGATCCATGTACTGTTGCTTAACAGCTTTGTTCAGTTTGGAACTCGCTGAGGTGGCCATTGTCTTGACCTAAGCGCCTACAGAGTGAAGAGAACACATAATTAGATCGAGGACAATTCACCCATTAATCAACCAGCATGTATGAAGTAATCGCTAACTATATTGATAATgataaattcttatttttttaaatgaaaaaagtcaaaattgtcTGACTGCAGCTTTCCAAAAGTGAATACTTTCTCAGTTCTTTCCTCCTGTATGGCGGTAAGCTGAATATCTTTGAGTTGTGTTTGGATTTTGTGAAACATTGGTCAACcgtttttcagcattttctggCATTTCATAGATCAAACAAAGAAACGATTAAtcgaaaaaatatgaaaataatgaaaataatcgttagttgtaGGCGTTCGCACGATCAGCTTCACTACAGATCAACGTATGTATGACAAGGAGGATGTCAACTAAAATCCCTCTAAAAAGAGGTTAACCTGAATGCTACTGCCGAGGAAAAACCGCATCATGATTGATTATACAACTCTCTCAACCTGTCTAATCAGCTCTGATTCAACTGGCTGTTTATTGAGACCTCATGTAGGcgaataagaagaaaaaaaaacaagagcacAGTACTACTAACCAGCATCTATATTAGAGCAAAGTTACTACAAAGgctttctgcagcagcagcagcagtaaacaAACGACCCCAACAGCACATGGCAGTAAATAAACATGTAACTCACCTTATgttaagtgtaaaaaaatatcaaaagatcA
This region of Acanthochromis polyacanthus isolate Apoly-LR-REF ecotype Palm Island chromosome 4, KAUST_Apoly_ChrSc, whole genome shotgun sequence genomic DNA includes:
- the glulb gene encoding glutamine synthetase, encoding MATSASSKLNKAVKQQYMDLPQEDKVQAMYIWIDGTGEGIRCKTRTLDSEPKTIEDLPEWNFDGSSTYQSEGSNSDMYLIPAAMFRDPFRKDPNKLVLCEVLKYNRKPAETNLRHTCKKVMSMVENSHPWFGMEQEYTLLGTDGHPFGWPSNGFPGPQGPYYCGVGADKAYGRDIVESHYRACLYAGVQICGTNAEVMPAQWEFQVGPCEGINMGDHLWIARFILHRVCEDFGVVVSFDPKPISGNWNGAGCHTNFSTKEMRDDGGLKAIEEAIERLGKRHRYHIRAYDPKGGLDNARRLTGHHETSNIDEFSAGVANRGASIRIPRSVGQDKKGYFEDRRPSANCDPYVVTEALVRTCLLKEEGEVPTDYSK